Proteins from one Nilaparvata lugens isolate BPH chromosome 10, ASM1435652v1, whole genome shotgun sequence genomic window:
- the LOC120353193 gene encoding putative mediator of RNA polymerase II transcription subunit 26 → MTSKSDKNAETSTLRSGVNGGLPQVSNDKYDKVSSTTGDRSSTGNIVTSSYPTNHRTSSISSTTPRVLETTSKLSDPSSYLFSTDDSDDIDDSEAELKNEEDTDYSDNFSLDSVFKFFFDSGSEASEASTVKLPASETVTPPTSTSTSRKPVSLKTPIFPVTSTTKPSAINKTSPLKISTTTHSPVKVSPVKNTYFSSRITAKPVKDIINNSHKNVTTTSNLSKIDVDVEENQPQEVRLSPDDLDKIIESEKLRTEKPIIYINRFHSVTNDLKNRNRTRVPGTITRIPPSGIGGANRNNGTKHNVTGAVTPGSNKFDGVRNGTVNKFGSSVTGGNKFDGSKGNGTVNKFGSNKFDGVRGHHSNGTLNKFTGYAALNRAPGSNRNVTGGVIKPLNRIPGVYSRVPGTVSRISSTTAKSSTVTDDEVQHISAVQPTTADPSAVTGLLKLAGCNIYGRMYRVGKIITELSGPCLECMCTEVGVQCRPLPCS, encoded by the coding sequence ATGACTTCTAAATCGGATAAAAATGCTGAGACATCAACTTTGAGAAGTGGGGTGAATGGAGGCCTACCTCAAGTATCTAATGACAAATATGATAAGGTTTCTTCTACAACTGGAGACAGATCTTCTACAGGGAATATTGTAACTTCATCATATCCTACAAACCACAGAACATCAAGTATAAGTTCTACTACACCTCGAGTTCTGGAAACAACTTCAAAACTCTCAGACCCTTCTTCATATTTATTCTCTACAGATGATTCTGATGACATTGATGACTCGGAAGCAGAATTGAAAAACGAGGAGGACACTGATTATAGTGACAATTTTTCTCTAGATagtgttttcaagtttttcttcgaCAGCGGCAGTGAAGCATCGGAGGCCAGCACTGTGAAGTTGCCTGCCTCAGAAACTGTCACACCTCCCACTTCAACTTCAACCTCAAGAAAACCTGTTTCCCTGAAAACCCCAATTTTCCCCGTCACTAGTACAACAAAACCATCCGCCATCAACAAAACTTCACCATTGAAAATTTCCACCACCACACATTCCCCTGTGAAGGTCTCCCCTGTCAAAAACACATACTTCAGTAGCAGAATCACTGCTAAACCTGTGAAGGACATCATTAATAACTCACATAAAAACGTGACGACCACCAGTAATCTCAGTAAAATCGATGTTGATGTAGAAGAAAATCAACCACAAGAAGTGAGATTAAGCCCTGATGATCTTGATAAGATTATTGAAAGTGAGAAACTGAGAACAGAGAAACCAATCATTTATATCAACCGGTTTCATTCTGTTACAAACGACCTCAAAAATCGTAACAGGACCAGAGTACCTGGAACGATTACAAGAATTCCTCCCAGTGGAATAGGTGGTGCTAACAGGAATAATGGAACGAAACATAATGTAACAGGAGCTGTTACTCCTGGTAGTAACAAATTTGATGGCGTGAGGAATGGAACAGTTAATAAGTTTGGGAGTTCGGTAACTGGTGGTAATAAATTTGATGGTTCAAAAGGTAATGGAACCGTTAATAAATTTGGAAGTAACAAGTTTGATGGTGTAAGGGGCCACCACAGTAATGGAACATTGAATAAATTCACCGGTTATGCAGCTTTGAACCGTGCGCCTGGTAGCAACAGAAACGTAACAGGAGGTGTCATCAAGCCGCTGAATAGAATACCAGGAGTATACTCCAGGGTACCAGGTACTGTTTCTAGAATAAGTAGCACAACGGCTAAAAGCAGTACTGTGACAGATGACGAGGTGCAACATATATCTGCAGTGCAGCCAACTACAGCGGATCCCAGTGCGGTAACCGGTCTACTGAAGTTGGCCGGATGTAATATCTATGGCAGAATGTACCGAGTTGGCAAAATAATCACGGAACTGTCGGGGCCGTGCTTGGAGTGTATGTGTACAGAGGTGGGTGTTCAGTGTAGGCCATTGCCTTGCTCATGA
- the LOC111051681 gene encoding tRNA (adenine(58)-N(1))-methyltransferase catalytic subunit TRMT61A — MSFSSFKRTIEEGDQVILYLTPSSMHAIEVSPTLINKNGQTVDNVFQTTFGALKVKDLIGKDFGTKVSLTRGWAYVLYPTPELWTLTLPHRTQIIYTPDISMIIMQLEIKPGSVVIESGTGSGSLSHALARCVRPNGSVFSYDFHEQRVQIAQNEFVRHGLSDVVTVEQRDVCQLGFSPKIDGTADAVFLDLPHPWLAVPLSVKSFKQSGGRICSFSPCMEQVQRTCETLTKNGFTEIVTLECMQREFAVKNQGFPVYNLDEINEAEDGSQNHIPAETKMITTCRANFNTPGHTGYLTFASLPPVWAR, encoded by the coding sequence atgagtTTCTCATCATTCAAACGTACAATTGAAGAAGGCGACCAAGTAATTCTCTACCTCACTCCTTCCAGTATGCACGCAATCGAGGTCTCGCCGACACTTATAAACAAAAACGGACAAACAGTTGACAACGTATTTCAAACAACTTTTGGCGCATTGAAAGTAAAAGACTTGATCGGTAAAGACTTTGGTACGAAAGTTAGTTTGACTCGTGGTTGGGCGTACGTTCTTTACCCAACTCCCGAACTGTGGACACTAACCTTACCTCACCGCACTCAGATAATCTACACTCCTGACATCAGTATGATCATCATGCAGCTAGAAATCAAACCGGGTAGTGTTGTGATTGAGTCTGGAACTGGTAGTGGGTCTTTATCACATGCATTAGCAAGATGTGTGCGCCCAAATGGTTCAGTTTTCAGCTATGATTTTCACGAACAACGTGTACAGATAGCACAGAACGAATTTGTACGACATGGTCTATCTGATGTTGTTACAGTGGAACAACGAGACGTTTGTCAGTTGGGATTCAGTCCGAAAATTGACGGAACCGCCGATGCAGTTTTTCTAGACCTTCCTCATCCCTGGCTTGCCGTGCCGTTATCGGTGAAATCTTTCAAGCAATCCGGCGGACGTATCTGCTCGTTCTCGCCTTGCATGGAACAAGTGCAACGGACTTGTGAAACTTTGACGAAAAACGGGTTCACCGAAATTGTAACCCTGGAATGTATGCAACGTGAGTTCGCCGTTAAAAACCAGGGCTTTCCGGTTTACAACTTGGATGAAATCAACGAGGCTGAAGATGGATCTCAAAATCATATTCCCGCCGAAACAAAAATGATAACCACCTGTAGAGCTAACTTCAATACACCGGGGCATACAGGGTATTTGACATTTGCTTCCTTACCTCCGGTGTGGGCTCGATAA